In Tenacibaculum pacificus, a single window of DNA contains:
- the bshC gene encoding bacillithiol biosynthesis cysteine-adding enzyme BshC: MKVTHIPFKKTGFFSKTMLDYLEQSPEIKPFYANFSSSEGFKNQIKTKKATFSIEKRKTLVKVLEKQYLKVTTTANTAQNIASLSLENTFTITTGHQLNLFTGPLYFLYKIISVINLCEDLKAKNPKENFVPIYWMATEDHDFDEINYFNFKGKKVQWNSTQTGGVGRFSTEGLADVLEVLSNHLGTSKNAEYLKKLFEEAYIKCANLADATRYIANELFGEYGLVIIDADERELKREFIPFIETELKNQTSYKKVTETIKSLGENYKIQVNPREINLFYLTDEIRERIIYEDDTYKVNDTNISWNLDELLKEVHEFPERFSPNVIMRPLYQEVILPNLCYVGGGGELAYWLELKSYFEEVKVPFPILLLRNSAQIISEKQAGKLDKLSISLEEIFLKQNILLKNKILEVSEEKIDFTKQKEFLKEQFFSLKSFAEKTDISFVGAVNAQEKKQLKGLDNLEKRWLRAEKRNHKNLVDRITLLQNEILPNGSLEERQRNFSEYYLSYGNTLIKELKKGLKPLQLEFTVLIF, translated from the coding sequence TTGAAAGTAACACACATTCCTTTTAAAAAGACTGGTTTTTTCTCTAAAACAATGTTAGATTACTTAGAGCAATCTCCTGAAATAAAACCTTTTTATGCTAATTTTTCATCTTCAGAAGGATTTAAAAATCAAATAAAAACTAAAAAAGCCACTTTTTCAATAGAAAAAAGAAAAACGCTTGTTAAAGTTTTAGAAAAACAATATTTAAAAGTAACAACAACAGCAAATACGGCTCAAAATATTGCTAGTTTATCTTTAGAAAATACTTTTACAATAACCACAGGACATCAGTTAAATTTATTTACAGGACCGTTATATTTTTTATATAAAATAATTTCTGTTATTAATTTATGTGAAGATTTAAAGGCTAAAAATCCGAAGGAAAATTTTGTTCCTATTTATTGGATGGCAACAGAAGACCATGATTTTGATGAAATTAATTACTTCAATTTTAAAGGTAAAAAAGTACAATGGAATTCTACGCAAACAGGTGGAGTAGGACGTTTTTCAACAGAAGGATTAGCAGATGTTTTAGAGGTTTTATCGAATCATTTAGGAACATCAAAAAATGCAGAATATCTAAAGAAATTATTTGAAGAAGCATATATAAAGTGTGCTAATTTAGCCGATGCAACTCGTTATATTGCCAATGAATTATTTGGAGAATACGGTTTGGTAATTATTGATGCAGATGAACGAGAGTTAAAACGTGAATTTATTCCGTTTATAGAAACAGAATTAAAAAATCAAACATCGTATAAAAAAGTTACAGAAACGATTAAATCTTTAGGTGAAAATTATAAAATTCAAGTAAATCCGAGAGAAATTAATTTATTTTATTTAACAGATGAAATTCGAGAGCGTATTATTTATGAAGATGATACTTATAAAGTAAATGACACAAATATTTCTTGGAATTTAGATGAATTATTAAAAGAAGTTCATGAATTTCCTGAGCGATTTTCGCCAAATGTAATTATGCGTCCGTTGTATCAAGAAGTGATTTTGCCGAATCTTTGCTATGTTGGTGGAGGTGGAGAATTAGCTTATTGGTTAGAATTAAAAAGTTATTTTGAAGAAGTTAAAGTGCCTTTTCCAATTTTATTATTACGAAATTCGGCACAAATAATTTCTGAAAAACAAGCTGGTAAATTAGATAAATTATCAATTTCATTAGAAGAGATTTTTTTGAAACAAAATATCTTACTTAAAAATAAAATATTAGAAGTATCCGAAGAAAAAATAGATTTCACCAAACAAAAAGAGTTTTTAAAAGAACAATTTTTTAGTTTAAAATCCTTTGCCGAAAAAACAGATATATCGTTTGTAGGAGCTGTAAATGCACAAGAAAAAAAACAATTAAAAGGATTAGATAATTTAGAAAAACGTTGGTTACGAGCAGAAAAACGCAATCATAAAAATTTGGTAGATAGAATTACATTATTACAAAATGAAATATTACCAAATGGAAGTTTAGAAGAGCGTCAGCGTAATTTTTCTGAATATTATTTATCCTATGGAAATACTTTAATAAAAGAGTTAAAAAAAGGCTTAAAACCTTTACAATTAGAATTTACAGTACTGATATTTTAG
- the dapB gene encoding 4-hydroxy-tetrahydrodipicolinate reductase: MKIALLGYGKMGKEIEKISLQRGHEIVIKDSGVEKYDITDTDVAIDFSIPDVAFKNISLCLNNNVPVVSGTTGWLDKYDSAVELCNQNKGAFIYASNFSLGVNVFFELNKQLAKMMSTLDEYNISIEEIHHTQKLDAPSGTAITLAEGIIEHSKNKKAWELDTKTSEENIPITAIRTPEVPGTHTTSYSSSIDTIDIKHTAHNRQGFALGAVVAAEWLVDKKGVHTMRDVLNLG; this comes from the coding sequence ATGAAAATAGCATTACTTGGTTATGGTAAAATGGGTAAAGAAATTGAAAAAATTTCTTTACAAAGAGGTCACGAAATAGTTATAAAAGACTCAGGAGTAGAAAAATACGATATCACAGATACTGATGTTGCTATTGATTTTAGCATCCCTGATGTTGCTTTTAAAAATATTAGTCTTTGTTTAAACAACAACGTACCTGTTGTTTCAGGAACAACTGGTTGGTTAGATAAATATGATTCAGCTGTTGAATTATGTAACCAAAATAAAGGAGCATTTATTTATGCTTCAAACTTTAGTTTAGGTGTTAATGTGTTTTTTGAATTAAACAAACAACTTGCTAAAATGATGAGTACTTTAGATGAGTATAATATTTCTATTGAAGAAATTCATCATACACAAAAATTAGATGCTCCTAGTGGTACAGCAATTACTTTAGCTGAAGGAATTATTGAACACAGTAAGAATAAAAAAGCTTGGGAATTAGATACTAAAACATCCGAAGAAAACATTCCTATTACAGCTATCAGAACTCCAGAAGTACCAGGAACTCATACTACAAGTTATAGTTCTTCTATTGATACTATCGACATAAAACACACCGCTCATAACAGACAAGGTTTTGCTTTAGGTGCTGTTGTTGCCGCTGAATGGTTAGTTGATAAAAAAGGGGTTCACACTATGAGAGATGTGTTAAATTTAGGTTAA
- the pyrC gene encoding dihydroorotase produces MQFKHPEILYFLFFLLIPILIHLFQLQRFEKVTFTNVAILKKLVTQTRKSSRIKKWLILATRLLLLTALILAFAQPYFSNHKSDEQQHFFIYLDNSLSTNTAGEKGDLLQVSSQEIIENTSEKAMYSLLTNDAYHQNKTASELKNILLEIKNTAKKTALETVLLKISSEQLKNKNTKNIIISDFQNVKNTVLNQLPKNTSFVKLNPQEKNNLSIDSVFVNTNNSSNFEIQIVVKNQGNAKKEVPIAIYNKEKLINKQLFSIEKNETKKVVFSIVNTFDFLGKIELNFKDTYSFDNSFYFAINTNSKIKVLSIGKNANFLKRIYSDDEFDFTALNTQNLNYNLIPKQHLIVLNEIDNLSETLIKSLIDYSKKGGNLVIIPSKNATISSYNSLLNRLEIGNINSLNDNQKNDSLKITDINYKHPLFKNVFEKKVRNFQYPFVKTAYNTTFKNTNTIVSFENKKPFIQQINTVNSKVYFLASPLNKEESNFINSPLIVPVFYTIGKQSLQLSKGYYITDKQNVISIDKIISKNEVLSISNNEISFIPLQQTLQNSVKITTKNQPLTAGFYQIKQQENILKNIAFNYPKKESLLNFLDITTTENQKISTSVKQTLINSNNEYKIQWLWKWFLVIAIVSLLVEILILKFFKPVTTLLKSATIIDAHSPYHQQTKDILITDGIITKIDSNITDKEEYQIIKLDNLHVSTGWFDTSVSLGEPGYEERETIKNGLQVAGKSGFTDIAVNPNTNPVIDNKAAVEFLIYRANGFATNVYPIGTLTQGSKGIEMAELYDMQQSGAIAFGDYKKPIANDNLLKVALLYTQNFNGLALSFPKNNAIAGEGVVHEGKNSTLLGLKGIPALAEELQISRDLFLLEYTGGKLHIPTISTKKSVQLIKEGKKKGLDVTCSVAIHNLFLTDDELHQFDGNKKVNPPLRTSDDIKALLKGVKDGTIDIITSDHNPIDIEHKKVEFSSAKDGTIGLETAFGVLNSVLDLETIVTCLSDNPKERFGIQKASINENEVANLSIFNPEGTSIFTEEDILSTSKNSVFLDKKLKGKVYGIYNNKQLILNI; encoded by the coding sequence ATGCAATTTAAACATCCTGAAATTTTATATTTTTTATTTTTTTTACTGATTCCGATATTGATTCACTTATTTCAATTACAACGTTTTGAAAAAGTTACATTTACCAATGTTGCTATTTTAAAAAAATTAGTAACACAAACCCGAAAAAGTTCACGCATAAAAAAATGGCTGATTTTAGCAACTCGTTTATTATTGCTTACCGCTTTAATTTTAGCCTTTGCACAACCTTATTTTAGCAATCATAAAAGTGATGAACAACAACATTTTTTTATTTATTTAGATAATTCATTAAGTACAAATACAGCAGGTGAAAAAGGTGATTTATTACAAGTATCATCACAAGAAATTATTGAAAACACTTCAGAAAAAGCAATGTATTCTTTGCTAACAAATGATGCTTATCATCAAAATAAAACAGCTTCAGAATTAAAAAATATTTTGTTAGAAATTAAAAATACGGCTAAAAAAACAGCTTTAGAAACTGTATTATTAAAAATTTCGAGTGAGCAACTAAAAAATAAAAATACTAAAAATATTATTATTTCTGATTTTCAGAATGTAAAAAACACAGTACTTAATCAGTTACCTAAAAATACTTCTTTCGTAAAATTAAATCCGCAAGAAAAAAATAATTTATCTATTGATAGTGTTTTTGTAAATACAAATAATTCAAGTAATTTCGAAATACAAATTGTTGTTAAAAATCAAGGAAATGCAAAAAAAGAAGTTCCTATTGCTATCTACAACAAAGAAAAATTAATAAATAAACAGCTGTTTTCTATCGAAAAAAATGAAACTAAAAAAGTTGTTTTTTCGATTGTTAATACTTTCGATTTTTTAGGTAAAATTGAATTAAATTTTAAAGATACTTATTCGTTTGATAATTCTTTTTATTTCGCGATTAATACAAATTCTAAAATTAAAGTTTTGTCTATTGGTAAAAATGCTAACTTTTTAAAACGAATTTATAGTGATGATGAATTTGATTTTACAGCTTTAAATACACAAAATTTAAATTATAATTTAATTCCGAAACAACATCTTATTGTTTTAAATGAAATTGATAATTTATCAGAAACACTCATAAAAAGTCTAATTGATTACTCTAAAAAAGGTGGAAATTTAGTTATTATTCCATCTAAAAATGCAACAATTTCTTCTTATAATAGTTTATTAAATCGACTTGAAATAGGAAATATCAACTCATTAAATGACAATCAAAAAAATGATAGCTTAAAAATTACAGATATTAATTACAAACATCCATTATTTAAAAATGTGTTTGAGAAAAAAGTGCGTAATTTTCAATATCCTTTTGTAAAAACAGCTTATAATACTACTTTTAAAAACACCAATACTATTGTTTCTTTTGAAAACAAAAAACCATTTATACAACAAATAAATACGGTGAATTCAAAAGTGTATTTTTTAGCATCTCCGCTTAATAAAGAAGAAAGTAATTTTATAAATTCGCCTTTAATTGTTCCTGTTTTTTATACCATCGGAAAACAAAGTTTACAACTATCTAAAGGATATTATATTACTGATAAACAAAATGTTATTTCTATTGATAAGATTATTTCTAAAAATGAAGTACTATCGATTTCAAATAATGAAATTTCATTTATTCCGCTACAACAAACACTTCAAAATAGTGTAAAAATCACAACAAAAAACCAACCATTAACAGCTGGATTTTATCAAATAAAACAACAAGAAAATATTTTAAAAAATATTGCTTTTAATTATCCGAAGAAAGAAAGCTTGTTAAACTTTTTAGATATTACAACTACTGAAAACCAAAAAATTTCTACATCAGTAAAGCAAACGTTAATAAATAGTAACAACGAATACAAAATTCAATGGCTTTGGAAATGGTTTTTAGTGATTGCCATTGTATCTTTGCTTGTTGAAATTTTGATCTTAAAATTCTTTAAACCAGTGACAACGCTATTAAAATCGGCAACTATTATTGATGCGCATAGCCCTTACCACCAACAAACTAAAGATATTTTAATTACTGACGGAATTATTACTAAAATTGATAGTAATATTACCGATAAAGAAGAATATCAAATTATAAAACTTGATAATTTACATGTTTCTACAGGTTGGTTTGACACCAGTGTTTCTTTAGGTGAACCAGGATATGAAGAACGTGAAACTATTAAAAATGGTTTACAAGTAGCTGGTAAAAGCGGATTTACAGATATTGCTGTAAACCCAAATACAAATCCTGTTATTGATAACAAAGCAGCTGTTGAATTTCTAATTTATAGAGCCAACGGATTTGCTACAAATGTATACCCAATCGGTACGTTAACTCAAGGATCGAAAGGTATTGAAATGGCGGAATTATATGACATGCAACAATCTGGTGCTATCGCTTTTGGTGATTATAAAAAACCAATAGCAAATGATAATTTACTAAAAGTAGCCTTACTTTATACCCAAAATTTTAACGGATTAGCACTTAGTTTTCCTAAAAACAACGCAATTGCTGGAGAAGGTGTTGTTCATGAAGGTAAAAACAGTACTCTTTTAGGTTTAAAAGGAATCCCTGCTTTAGCTGAAGAATTACAAATTTCTCGTGATTTATTTTTATTAGAATATACAGGCGGAAAATTACACATTCCTACCATTTCAACTAAAAAATCAGTACAATTAATTAAAGAAGGTAAAAAGAAAGGATTGGATGTTACCTGTAGTGTAGCCATTCATAACTTATTTTTAACAGATGATGAATTACATCAATTTGATGGAAATAAAAAAGTAAATCCACCTTTAAGAACTTCGGATGATATCAAAGCATTATTAAAAGGAGTTAAAGATGGAACGATTGATATAATTACTTCTGATCATAATCCGATTGATATAGAACATAAAAAAGTAGAGTTTTCAAGTGCAAAAGATGGAACTATCGGTTTAGAAACTGCTTTTGGAGTTTTAAATTCTGTATTAGATTTAGAAACAATTGTAACTTGTTTATCTGATAATCCAAAAGAACGTTTTGGTATTCAAAAAGCAAGTATCAACGAAAATGAAGTTGCTAATTTATCTATTTTCAATCCTGAAGGAACGTCTATTTTTACTGAAGAAGATATTTTATCTACTTCAAAAAACAGTGTTTTTTTAGATAAAAAGCTAAAAGGAAAAGTATATGGGATTTACAACAATAAACAATTAATTTTAAATATATAA
- the rlmF gene encoding 23S rRNA (adenine(1618)-N(6))-methyltransferase RlmF has product MEDKKGLHENNKHKNGYDFKFLKEKYPQISEFVIEKFDKETIDFSDPVAVKEFNKALLFAYYNIKDWNFPDENLCPPIPGRVDYIHHLADLIPDEKEVTVLDIGTGASCVYPLLGASVYDWNFVATDIDLDSLDYSQDIIDDNNLDAKIKLRQQFDELNVLKGITEEDDAFTLTMCNPPFYKSEEEARGANRRKSRNLGNNTVRNFAGNSNELWYLGGEKAFLHTYLYESSLQPELSKWFTSLVSKKENVKSLQDSAKKLKVKEFKVIPMSQGNKVTRIVCWRF; this is encoded by the coding sequence ATGGAAGATAAAAAAGGATTACACGAAAATAACAAGCACAAAAACGGATACGATTTTAAATTTTTAAAAGAAAAATATCCTCAAATTTCAGAGTTTGTTATTGAAAAATTTGATAAAGAAACTATTGATTTTTCAGACCCTGTTGCTGTTAAAGAATTTAATAAAGCATTGTTATTTGCTTATTATAATATTAAAGATTGGAATTTTCCTGATGAAAATTTATGTCCTCCAATTCCGGGTAGAGTAGATTATATTCATCATTTAGCCGATTTAATTCCTGATGAAAAAGAAGTAACCGTGTTAGATATTGGTACAGGTGCAAGCTGTGTGTATCCGTTATTAGGAGCATCGGTTTATGACTGGAATTTTGTAGCAACTGATATAGATTTAGATTCATTAGATTATTCACAAGATATTATTGATGATAATAATTTAGATGCTAAAATTAAATTACGTCAACAATTTGATGAGTTAAATGTTTTAAAAGGAATAACAGAAGAAGATGATGCTTTTACTTTAACAATGTGTAATCCTCCGTTTTATAAATCGGAAGAAGAAGCAAGAGGTGCAAATAGAAGAAAATCGAGAAATTTAGGAAATAATACAGTTCGTAATTTTGCAGGAAACTCAAATGAATTATGGTATTTAGGAGGTGAAAAAGCTTTTTTACATACTTATTTATACGAAAGTTCATTACAACCAGAATTGAGTAAATGGTTTACTAGTTTAGTATCAAAAAAAGAAAATGTAAAAAGTTTACAAGATTCTGCTAAAAAACTAAAAGTAAAAGAATTTAAAGTAATTCCTATGAGCCAAGGAAATAAAGTAACACGTATTGTTTGCTGGAGGTTTTAA
- the lepB gene encoding signal peptidase I, whose protein sequence is MTFIEWFIFFLIVQVIHFLGTWKLYVKAGKKAWEAAIPVYNAIVLMQIINRPKWWVILLFIPIVNLLMFPILWIETCRSFGFNKRTDTLLAVFTLGFYIYYVNYITKTPYIENRSLQPNSPLGEWVSSIAFAIIAATLVHTYFMQPYTIPTSSLEKTLLVGDYLFVSKFHYGARIPTTTIAAPMAHDTLPILGSKSFISDDKNKDGFLNKSSLPYMRIPGFQEIKRNDIVVFSWPSDSLKTMWGDKSGKATYKPIDKRTNYVKRATGIAGDTLEVRDGYVFINGKKTILPDRAKPQWYFKVDTEGKKLSNETIREFNRNGEGQMSNDGIYYLNLTDNEATSLRKNTIVKSVTKYLTPSGTYDSSVFPHSPKYAWSNDNFGPLYIPKAGATVALNEDTIPFYEQIIRRYENNDLTIFGDDIYINGKKAESYTFKQDYYWMMGDNRQKSLDARSWGYVPFDHVVGKPVMIWLSWNPNAPGFASKINSIRWDRMFTTVGGSGKPTSYLWLAIMLIAGYTFYSFKKGKKK, encoded by the coding sequence ATGACATTTATAGAATGGTTTATATTCTTCTTAATAGTACAAGTTATTCATTTTTTAGGAACTTGGAAATTGTATGTTAAAGCTGGTAAAAAAGCTTGGGAAGCGGCAATACCTGTTTATAACGCAATTGTTTTAATGCAAATAATTAATCGCCCAAAATGGTGGGTAATTTTATTATTTATTCCAATTGTAAACTTATTAATGTTTCCTATTCTTTGGATAGAAACCTGTAGAAGTTTCGGTTTTAACAAAAGAACTGATACATTATTAGCCGTTTTCACCTTAGGATTTTATATTTATTATGTCAACTATATTACAAAAACACCTTATATAGAAAACAGAAGTTTACAACCAAATTCTCCTTTAGGAGAATGGGTAAGTTCTATTGCATTTGCTATTATCGCAGCCACTTTGGTTCACACGTATTTTATGCAACCTTACACGATTCCTACTTCTTCTTTAGAAAAAACGTTATTAGTAGGAGATTATTTATTTGTCAGTAAATTTCATTACGGAGCTCGTATACCAACTACAACTATAGCAGCTCCAATGGCACATGATACGCTTCCTATTTTAGGTTCTAAATCTTTTATTTCTGATGATAAAAACAAAGATGGATTTTTAAATAAATCATCTTTACCTTATATGCGTATACCTGGTTTTCAGGAAATTAAACGCAACGATATTGTTGTGTTTAGTTGGCCCTCTGATAGTTTAAAAACTATGTGGGGAGACAAATCAGGAAAAGCAACTTATAAGCCTATTGATAAAAGAACAAATTACGTAAAAAGAGCCACTGGTATTGCTGGTGATACTTTAGAAGTTCGTGATGGTTACGTATTTATTAACGGTAAAAAAACAATTTTACCAGATAGAGCAAAACCACAATGGTATTTTAAAGTGGATACGGAAGGTAAAAAATTATCTAACGAAACAATCCGTGAATTTAACAGAAATGGTGAGGGGCAAATGTCTAACGATGGCATTTATTACTTAAACCTTACTGATAACGAAGCAACTTCTTTAAGAAAAAATACTATTGTAAAAAGTGTTACAAAATATTTAACGCCAAGTGGTACTTATGATTCGAGTGTTTTTCCTCATAGCCCTAAATACGCTTGGTCAAATGATAATTTCGGACCACTTTATATTCCAAAAGCAGGAGCTACAGTTGCCTTAAATGAAGATACAATTCCGTTTTACGAGCAAATTATCCGAAGATACGAAAACAATGATTTAACAATTTTTGGAGATGATATTTACATCAACGGAAAAAAAGCAGAAAGCTATACTTTTAAGCAAGATTATTACTGGATGATGGGAGACAATCGTCAAAAATCATTGGATGCAAGAAGCTGGGGATATGTTCCTTTTGATCATGTTGTTGGTAAACCTGTAATGATTTGGTTAAGTTGGAATCCTAATGCACCTGGTTTTGCATCTAAAATAAACTCTATTCGTTGGGATAGAATGTTTACAACCGTAGGCGGTAGCGGAAAACCTACTTCTTATTTATGGTTAGCAATAATGCTTATTGCAGGTTACACATTTTATAGTTTTAAAAAAGGTAAAAAGAAATAA
- a CDS encoding WbqC family protein → MSLFIPTYFAPISQYTTIYNADSVVFEFDDNYQKQTYRNRCYIYGANGKLSLNIPVKHLYKEDRKKTKDTLVDNESQWQTQHFKSLQSAYKSSPFFEFFEDDIAKIFHKKYTYLQDVNIDTHLFITDALQITESFTKTEVYEVTPNIPDFRNLAIAKKGIEIEMERYIQIFDDKHGFIPNLSILDLLFMEGPNTSTFLENIKI, encoded by the coding sequence ATGTCACTTTTTATACCAACATACTTTGCTCCTATTTCGCAATACACAACAATTTATAACGCTGATTCGGTAGTTTTTGAATTTGATGATAATTATCAAAAACAAACCTACCGAAACCGATGTTATATTTATGGTGCTAACGGAAAATTATCATTAAATATTCCTGTAAAACATCTTTATAAAGAAGACAGAAAAAAAACAAAAGATACCTTAGTTGATAATGAATCACAGTGGCAAACACAACACTTTAAATCATTACAATCAGCTTATAAGTCATCGCCTTTTTTTGAGTTTTTTGAAGATGATATTGCTAAAATATTTCATAAAAAATATACGTATTTACAAGATGTAAATATTGATACACATTTATTTATTACAGATGCTTTACAAATTACGGAATCGTTTACAAAAACCGAAGTTTATGAAGTAACACCAAATATTCCTGATTTTAGAAATTTAGCAATCGCTAAAAAGGGTATTGAAATTGAAATGGAACGTTACATTCAAATTTTTGATGATAAACATGGCTTTATTCCTAATTTATCTATCTTAGATTTACTTTTTATGGAAGGACCAAATACGAGTACTTTTTTAGAAAATATTAAAATTTAA
- a CDS encoding DUF5683 domain-containing protein — MSVAQKDSIAVKVNQLQISSDKYNPLSPTKAAFYSAIFPGGGQIYNKKYWKAPIVWAAIGTSVYFYVDNSNQYDKYRTAFKLRTQGLKDEFTDDTGKELISTPGLENAQKVLRKNRDLSLLTGVLLYVLQIVEASVNAHLLQFNTDDSLSLEPMVYPDPLFIEAPKVGLTLKYSF, encoded by the coding sequence ATGTCAGTTGCTCAAAAAGATTCTATAGCTGTAAAAGTTAATCAACTACAAATAAGTAGTGACAAATACAATCCGTTATCTCCAACAAAAGCAGCTTTTTATTCAGCTATTTTTCCTGGAGGTGGACAAATTTATAATAAAAAATATTGGAAAGCTCCTATTGTTTGGGCTGCTATTGGTACTAGTGTTTATTTTTATGTAGATAATAGTAATCAATATGATAAATATAGAACTGCTTTTAAACTAAGAACACAAGGTTTAAAAGATGAATTTACTGATGATACAGGAAAAGAATTAATCTCTACTCCTGGTTTAGAAAATGCACAAAAAGTACTTCGAAAAAATAGAGACTTATCTCTTTTAACAGGTGTTTTATTATATGTCTTACAAATTGTTGAAGCGAGTGTAAATGCTCACTTATTACAATTTAATACGGATGACAGTTTATCATTAGAACCAATGGTATATCCAGATCCTTTATTTATAGAAGCACCAAAAGTTGGTTTAACTTTAAAATATTCTTTTTAA
- a CDS encoding alpha/beta hydrolase, which produces MLNYIVREPKQATTNPPLLILLHGYGSNEEDLFSFAQELPDNMLIVSAQAPYTIGGGAFAWYAINFDANDEKFSDLEEAKESVDKVSDFIDEIKTKYNTNPDKTFLLGFSQGAILSYALSFNYPNKVQHVIALSGHLNEGLIPENITKSDTDYYISHGTVDQVIPVDWARRAPVFLNANNLKNDYSEYPVGRGVAPQNFYSFQKWIENRL; this is translated from the coding sequence ATGTTAAATTATATTGTAAGAGAGCCTAAACAGGCAACTACTAATCCACCATTATTAATTTTATTACACGGATATGGTAGTAATGAAGAAGATTTATTTTCATTTGCTCAAGAATTACCTGATAATATGCTAATTGTTAGCGCACAAGCACCTTATACTATAGGTGGTGGTGCTTTTGCTTGGTATGCAATTAATTTTGATGCTAATGATGAAAAATTTTCTGATTTAGAAGAAGCAAAAGAATCTGTTGATAAAGTTTCAGATTTTATTGATGAAATTAAAACAAAATACAACACGAATCCTGATAAAACATTTTTATTAGGTTTTAGTCAAGGAGCTATTTTAAGTTATGCTTTGAGTTTTAATTACCCTAATAAAGTACAACATGTAATTGCTTTAAGTGGTCATCTTAATGAAGGATTAATTCCTGAAAATATAACAAAAAGTGATACTGATTATTATATTTCTCACGGAACTGTTGACCAAGTAATTCCTGTTGATTGGGCAAGAAGAGCACCTGTATTTTTAAATGCTAATAATTTAAAAAATGATTATTCAGAATACCCAGTAGGACGTGGTGTTGCTCCTCAAAATTTTTACAGTTTTCAAAAATGGATAGAAAACCGTTTATAA